Proteins encoded in a region of the Ziziphus jujuba cultivar Dongzao chromosome 3, ASM3175591v1 genome:
- the LOC107403829 gene encoding elongation factor 1-alpha, giving the protein MPTGNEKVNINILVMGQFRSGKSTIARKISNPEVTNINKHVSKKSDKEATKMKKKSFKYDRALKKLEAKHKHGTTIDTALFKFETTKYLVTVTDVTDRRDFIKNMITSISQTDCAILIVDSTAAPYRLDEQTREHALLAYNLGVKEMICRCNKMDATTPEYSEERYNEIVKSISSYLKRVGYTADIPFIPISSSKGDNLIERSTKLDWYNGPTLLRALDQIREPERHSDKPLRLSLKDHDEIGRNGIIAIGQIETGILKPGMKITIAPIGLTAKVKSVGMNRESVQEAFPGDIVGIHMTKKKIDLKRGYVASNSKDDPAKRAISFKSRLVILNLPGGCLIPNGYEAMLHCHTFHGCFLFKEIMSKSNLMSGTDDQDDQELKHITQVNPDHLDKGDIGIVEMVPREPTVVEAFEKYPPLGHFTITDMGQMVGVGVIMSVDKEDGDGANKRGKKSVVIKYGKKLVIAVADLILEALTTSYVNQLLCPESDDEEDDNEDNKR; this is encoded by the exons ATGCCAACAGGCAACGAGAAGGTTAACATTAACATTTTGGTCATGGGCCAATTCAGATCTGGCAAATCAACAATCGCCCGTAAAATCTCTAATCCCGAAGTTACTAACATTAACAAGCATGTTTCTAAAAAGTCAGACAAGGAAGCTActaagatgaagaagaaatcaTTCAAGTATGATAGGGCGCTTAAAAAGCTCGAGGCTAAGCATAAGCATGGTACCACAATTGATACCGCCCTGTTCAAGTTTGAGACAACCAAGTACCTAGTCACAGTCACTGATGTTACTGATCGTCGCGACTTTATTAAGAACATGATCACCAGCATTTCTCAGACTGACTGTGCCATTCTAATTGTTGATTCCACCGCTGCTCCTTACAGATTAGATGAACAGACTCGTGAGCATGCATTGCTTGCTTACAACCTTGGTGTCAAAGAGATGATCTGTCGCTGCAACAAG ATGGATGCCACCACTCCCGAGTACTCCGAGGAGAGGTATAATGAAATTGTAAAGTCAATCTCTTCCTATTTGAAGAGGGTGGGCTACACTGCCGATATCCCTTTCATTCCCATCTCTAGTTCAAAGGGTGACAACCTCATTGAGAGGTCTACCAAACTCGACTGGTACAATGGTCCAACTCTCCTTAGAGCACTTGACCAAATTCGGGAACCTGAAAGACACTCTGACAAGCCTCTCCGGCTTTCACTTAAGGATCATGACGAGATTGGCAGAAATGGTATCATCGCAATTGGTCAAATTGAGACGGGAATTCTCAAGCCTGGTATGAAGATCACAATTGCACCAATTGGACTCACTGCAAAAGTTAAGTCCGTTGGAATGAATCGTGAATCAGTTCAGGAGGCCTTTCCAGGTGACATTGTTGGTATCCACATGACGAAGAAGAAGATTGATCTTAAACGTGGATATGTTGCATCCAACTCTAAGGATGATCCTGCAAAACGAGCTATTAGCTTTAAATCTCGGCTCGTTATACTGAACCTCCCTGGAGGATGTTTGATTCCTAATGGATATGAAGCAATGCTTCATTGCCATACCTTTCATGGTTGTTTCCTTTTTAAGGAAATCATGAGTAAGTCCAACTTGATGTCCGGTACCGATGATCAGGATGATCAAGAACTTAAGCATATTACTCAGGTGAACCCCGACCATTTGGACAAGGGTGACATTGGGATTGTGGAGATGGTTCCGAGGGAACCCACGGTTGTGGAGGCTTTTGAAAAGTATCCGCCACTGGGACACTTTACTATTACTGACATGGGGCAGATGGTTGGTGTTGGGGTTATCATGTCTGTAGATAAGGAAGATGGTGATGGAGCTAATAAGAGGGGCAAAAAGTCTGTTGTCATCAAGTATGGGAAGAAGTTGGTGATTGCAGTGGCTGATTTAATTTTGGAGGCATTGACGACTAGTT